A stretch of Buteo buteo chromosome 21, bButBut1.hap1.1, whole genome shotgun sequence DNA encodes these proteins:
- the USP19 gene encoding ubiquitin carboxyl-terminal hydrolase 19 isoform X1 produces MSSSTNAPGQRRVSRGLDDATNKKKQKDRANQESKEVSRPELEQAETAQEKDSEEELLLDWKQNADEIIVKLNLGSGALKVEDVDAAFTDTDCVVKLPDGRQWSCQFYEEIESSCSKVQCKKGNFLQLVLQKKIPLHTWSSLLKRRKDGSKELAKGTTCWENGKEKAASAELAPEEPRAEGAEPPRSRREPSNPKRAPGRSEALGGKSPASPGTQSGPSAKRAVYLKVAPTEEEPNARVTGSVEPSKGHSGRAGSRRNGRASQVDAPTALADLAPPLEKAVVLAKESVPVEMPPLAATTEVFPHRVATCVEKRVLQPGSPAEALRGRDCTPVLGESSKTVPAATPPAGRDGEKRDWSKDDVALEAAADEPEPFVSLTFVKNDSYEKGNDLVVVHVYVKEIHKETSKVLFREQDFTLVFQTSDTNFLRLHPGCGPHTVFRWQVKLRNLIEPDQCTYNFTMSRIDVCLKKRQSQRWGGLEAPATRGAVGGAKVAMPTGPTPLDKNPPGSNQHPLSSKEEARASDKEKPRVEDGGLDGVAARTAPEHVAVKQEPHIPSPKPTCMVPPMTHSPVSTESVEDDEDEDEKKKVCLPGFTGLVNLGNTCFMNSVIQSLSNTRELRDYFHDRSFESEINYNNPLGTGGRLAIGFAMLLRALWKGTHHAFQPSKLKAVVASKASQFTGYAQHDAQEFMAFLLDGLHEDLNRIQNKPYTETVDSDGRPDEVVAEEAWQRHKMRNDSFIVDLFQGQYKSKLVCPVCSKVSITFDPFLYLPVPLPQKQKVLTVYYFAKEPHKKPIKFLVSISKENSSAMEVLDSVAHSVRVKPENLRLAEVIKNRFHRMFLPSNSLDTVCPTDLLLCFEVLSPELAKERVVELQVQQRPQVPSGPVAKCAACQKKQLPEDEKLRRCTRCYRVGYCNVACQKTHWPDHKALCRPENIGFPFLISVPESRLTYARLAQLLEGYARYSVSVFQPPFQLGRMSPDQGLQPLLPDKLDPLAKSSCAAATSAPELGDVDRATSLLQEPPLSPAVPELHLELGDTGTVRSKVLAARSSLLSLDSGFSEHMESQGDSCCEKEPSYERALKPEAAIPGYQHTPDSLSARATQFYINKIDAANREHKLEDKGDTPLELTDDCSLALVWKNNERLKEFVLVESKELECVEDPGSASEAARAGHFTLEQCLNLFTKPEVLAPEEAWYCPKCKQHREASKQLMLWRLPNVLIIQLKRFSFRSFIWRDKINDMVDFPVRSLDLSKFCIGRKGEQQLPMYDLYAVINHYGGMIGGHYTAYARLPNDKNSQRSDVGWRLFDDSTVTTVDESQVVTRYAYVLFYRRRNSPVERPLPGHPPDHRTERTPSAEAAASQASLIWQELEAEEQDLQLEAPQRPARNSWRPRGQKRSPGTPQHPDEGCVRYFVLATTAAIVALFLNVFYPLIYQTRWR; encoded by the exons TGTCTCGCCCTGAGCTCGAGCAGGCTGAGACTGCCCAGGAGAAGGACTCAGAGGAGG agctgctgctggactgGAAGCAGAACGCTGACGAGATCATCGTCAAACTGAACTTGGGCAGTGGAGCTCTGAAGGTGGAGGATGTAGATGCTGCTTTCACCGACACGGACTGTGTGGTCAAACTACCAG ACGGGCGCCAGTGGAGCTGTCAGTTCTATGAGGAAATTGAGAGCTCCTGCAGCAAGGTCCAGTGCAAGAAGGGCAACTTTCTACAGCTTGTGCTTCAGAAGAAGATCCCACTCCATACCTGGTCTTCGCTTCTG aagagaaggaaagacgGATCCAAAGAGCTGGCCAAAGGGACCACGTGCTGGGAGAACGGGAAGGAGaaggctgcttctgcagagctggccCCTGAAGAGCCAAGGGCTGAAGGTGCAGAACCGCCAAGGTCCCGCCGGGAGCCCTCCAACCCCAAGCGCGCTCCAGGAAGAAGTGAGGCTCTGGGAGGGAAAAGCCCAGCcagcccagggacacagagcggCCCCAGCGCCAAGCGGGCAGTATACCTCAAAGTGGCTCCCACTGAAGAGGAGCCAAATGCCAGAGTCACTGGGAGCGTGGAGCCCAGCAAAGGACACAGCGGGAGGGCAGGCAGCCGCCGCAATGGCAGAGCCAGCCAGGTTGATGCGCCCACAGCCCTCGCAGACCTCGCACCGCCACTGGAGAAG GCTGTGGTTTTGGCCAAGGAAAGTGTTCCTGTGGAGATGCCACCTCTCGCAGCTACCACAGAGGTGTTCCCCCACCGTGTTGCCACCTGTGTGGAGAAGAGGgtcctgcagccaggcagccctgctgagGCCTTGCGGGGCCGGGACTGCACACCTGTCCTGGGAGAGAGCTCTAAGACTGTCCCAGCAGCCACCCCTCCCGCGGGCAGAGACGGTGAGAAGAGGGACTGGTCCAAGGATGACGTGGCTCTGGAAGCAGCGGCTGATG AGCCAGAGCCTTTTGTGAGCCTGACCTTTGTCAAGAATGACTCATACGAGAAAGGCAATGACCTGGTGGTAGTGCACGTCTACGTGAAGGAGATCCACAAGGAGACGTCCAAGGTGTTATTCCGGGAGCAAGACTTCACCCTGGTGTTCCAGACAAG TGACACAAACTTCCTTCGCCTCCATCCTGGCTGTGGGCCCCACACAGTGTTCCGGTGGCAGGTGAAGCTCAG GAACCTTATTGAGCCGGACCAGTGCACATACAACTTCACGATGTCTCGCATCGATGTCTGCCTGAAGAAACGCCAGAGCCagcgctggggggggctggaagCTCCAGCCACACGAG GTGCAGTGGGTGGTGCAAAGGTTGCCATGCCTACAGGCCCTACCCCTCTGGACAAGAACCCCCCGGGCAGTAACCAGCACCCCCTGTCCAGCAAGGAGGAGGCCCGAGCCAGTGACAAAGAGAAGCCGCGTGTGGAAGATGGCGGTCTGGATGGCGTGGCAGCCCGTACAGCCCCAGAGCATGTGGCAGTGAAGCAAGAGCCGCACATCCCCTCG CCCAAACCGACGTGCATGGTGCCACCAATGACACACAGCCCTGTGAGCACCGAGAGCGTGGAGGATGATGAGGATGAGGACGAGAAGAAGAAGGTCTGCCTGCCTGGCTTCACTGGGCTGGTGAACCTGGGCAACACCTGCTTCATGAACAGCGTCATCCAGTCCCTGTCTAACACCCGGGAGCTGCGCGACTACTTCCATG ATCGGTCCTTTGAGTCTGAAATCAACTACAACAACCCGCTGGGGACGGGGGGACGCCTGGCCATTGGCTTTGCCATGCTGCTGCGAGCGCTGTGGAAGGGCACGCAccatgccttccagccctctAAACTGAAG GCAGTCGTGGCCAGCAAGGCCAGCCAGTTCACTGGCTATGCCCAGCACGATGCTCAGGAGTTCATGGCCTTCCTGCTCGATGGCCTGCACGAGGACCTCAACCGCATCCAGAACAAGCCCTACACAGAGACTGTTGACTCGGATGGGAGGCCTGACGAG GTGGTAGCTGAGGAGGCCTGGCAGCGACACAAGATGAGGAATGACTCTTTCATTGTGGACCTCTTCCAGGGCCAGTACAAATCCAAGCTGGTGTGCCCAGTGTGTTCCAAG GTGTCCATCACCTTTGACCCCTTCCTGTACCTCCCCGTGCCCCTCCCGCAGAAGCAGAAGGTGCTGACCGTCTACTACTTTGCAAAGGAACCGCACAAGAAACCCATCAAG TTCCTCGTGAGTATCAGCAAGGAGAACTCCAGTGCCATGGAGGTACTCGACTCAGTGGCTCACAGCGTGCGCGTGAAACCAGAGAACCTGCGCCTGGCAGAG GTGATCAAGAATCGCTTCCACCGCATGTTCCTGCCATCCAACTCGCTGGACACAGTCTGCCCcacagacctgctgctctgcttcgAGGTGCTGTCCCCAGAGCTGGCCAAGGAGCGGGTGGTCGAGCTGCAGGTCCAGCAG CGTCCACAGGTGCCCAGTGGCCCCGTTGCCAAGTGTGCAGCCTGCCAGAAGAAGCAGCTGCCGGAGGATGAGAAGCTCAGGCGCTGCACGAGGTGCTATCGAGTCGGTTACTGCAACGT GGCATGTCAGAAAACACACTGGCCAGACCACAAGGCTTTGTGCCGCCCCGAGAACATCGGTTTCCCCTTCCTCATCAGTGTGCCAGAGTCCCGCCTCACCTATGCCCGCCTGGCCCAACTGCTGGAGGGCTACGCAAG GTACTCAGTCAGCGTGTTCCAGCCTCCATTCCAGCTGGGCCGGATGTCACCGGaccaggggctgcagcctctgctcccagaCAAGCTGGACCCCCTGGccaaaagcagctgtgcagcagccaCCTCTGCCCCTGAGCTGGGGGATGTGGATAGGGCTACCAGCCTCCTGCAGGAGCCCCCGCTCTCACCAGCTGTGCCTGAGCTGCACCTGGAGCTGGGGGACACTGGCACTGTCCGGAGCAAGGTCCTGGCAGCTAGGAGTTCCCTGTTGAGCTTGGATTCGGGCTTCTCTGAGCACATGGAGTCGCAGGGCGACAGCTGTTGTGAGAAGGAGCCATCCTATGAGAGAGCACTCAAGCCAGAAG CTGCCATCCCTGGGTACCAGCACACTCCAGACTCGCTGAGTGCCCGTGCCACGCAGTTTTACATCAACAAGATCGACGCTGCCAACCGAGAGCACAAGCTGGAAGATAAAG GTGACACCCCCCTGGAGCTGACAGATGACTGCTCCCTTGCCCTGGTGTGGAAGAACAATGAACGCCTCAAGGAATTTGTGTTGGTGGAGTCCAAGGAGCTGGAGTGCGTGGAGGACCCAGGCTCGGCCAGCGAAGCAGCCCGGGCTGGCCACTTCACCCTGGAGCAGTGCCTCAATCTCTTCACCAAGCCCGAAGTCCTGGCCCCGGAGGAAGCGTG GTACTGCCCCAAGTGCAAGCAGCACCGTGAGGCCTCCAAGCAGCTGATGCTGTGGCGGCTACCCAACGTCCTCATTATCCAGCTCAAGCGCTTCTCCTTCCGCAGCTTTATTTGGAGGGACAAGATCAACGACATGGTGGACTTCCCTGTCCG GAGCCTGGACCTGAGCAAGTTCTGCATTGGCCGGAAGGGCGAGCAGCAGCTGCCCATGTATGACCTATATGCTGTGATCAACCATTACGGAGGCATGATTGGGGGGCACTACACGGCGTACGCCCGCCTGCCCAACGACAAGAACAGCCAGCGCAGTGACGTGG GCTGGCGGCTCTTTGACGACAGCACAGTCACCACCGTGGATGAGAGCCAGGTGGTAACCAGATACGCGTATGTCCTCTTCTACCGCCGGCGGAACTCTCCTGTGGAGAGACCCCTGCCAGGGCACCCCCCAGACCACCGAACCGAGCGCACCCCCTCTGCGGaagctgctgccagccag GCTTCTCTGATCTGGCAGGAACTGGAGGCTGAAGAACAAGACCTGCAGCTCGAGGCACCCCAAAGGCCTGCAAGAAACTCCTGGAGGCCTCGTGGCCAGAAGCGGAGTCCGggcaccccccagcacccagacGAAGGCTGCGTCAGATACTTTGTCCTGGCCACCACGGCCGCAATCGTGGCGCTCTTCCTGAACGTCTTCTACCCACTCATTTACCAGACCCGCTGGAGATAG
- the USP19 gene encoding ubiquitin carboxyl-terminal hydrolase 19 isoform X2, producing MSSSTNAPGQRRVSRGLDDATNKKKQKDRANQESKEVSRPELEQAETAQEKDSEEELLLDWKQNADEIIVKLNLGSGALKVEDVDAAFTDTDCVVKLPDGRQWSCQFYEEIESSCSKVQCKKGNFLQLVLQKKIPLHTWSSLLKRRKDGSKELAKGTTCWENGKEKAASAELAPEEPRAEGAEPPRSRREPSNPKRAPGRSEALGGKSPASPGTQSGPSAKRAVYLKVAPTEEEPNARVTGSVEPSKGHSGRAGSRRNGRASQVDAPTALADLAPPLEKAVVLAKESVPVEMPPLAATTEVFPHRVATCVEKRVLQPGSPAEALRGRDCTPVLGESSKTVPAATPPAGRDGEKRDWSKDDVALEAAADEPEPFVSLTFVKNDSYEKGNDLVVVHVYVKEIHKETSKVLFREQDFTLVFQTSDTNFLRLHPGCGPHTVFRWQVKLRNLIEPDQCTYNFTMSRIDVCLKKRQSQRWGGLEAPATRVGGAKVAMPTGPTPLDKNPPGSNQHPLSSKEEARASDKEKPRVEDGGLDGVAARTAPEHVAVKQEPHIPSPKPTCMVPPMTHSPVSTESVEDDEDEDEKKKVCLPGFTGLVNLGNTCFMNSVIQSLSNTRELRDYFHDRSFESEINYNNPLGTGGRLAIGFAMLLRALWKGTHHAFQPSKLKAVVASKASQFTGYAQHDAQEFMAFLLDGLHEDLNRIQNKPYTETVDSDGRPDEVVAEEAWQRHKMRNDSFIVDLFQGQYKSKLVCPVCSKVSITFDPFLYLPVPLPQKQKVLTVYYFAKEPHKKPIKFLVSISKENSSAMEVLDSVAHSVRVKPENLRLAEVIKNRFHRMFLPSNSLDTVCPTDLLLCFEVLSPELAKERVVELQVQQRPQVPSGPVAKCAACQKKQLPEDEKLRRCTRCYRVGYCNVACQKTHWPDHKALCRPENIGFPFLISVPESRLTYARLAQLLEGYARYSVSVFQPPFQLGRMSPDQGLQPLLPDKLDPLAKSSCAAATSAPELGDVDRATSLLQEPPLSPAVPELHLELGDTGTVRSKVLAARSSLLSLDSGFSEHMESQGDSCCEKEPSYERALKPEAAIPGYQHTPDSLSARATQFYINKIDAANREHKLEDKGDTPLELTDDCSLALVWKNNERLKEFVLVESKELECVEDPGSASEAARAGHFTLEQCLNLFTKPEVLAPEEAWYCPKCKQHREASKQLMLWRLPNVLIIQLKRFSFRSFIWRDKINDMVDFPVRSLDLSKFCIGRKGEQQLPMYDLYAVINHYGGMIGGHYTAYARLPNDKNSQRSDVGWRLFDDSTVTTVDESQVVTRYAYVLFYRRRNSPVERPLPGHPPDHRTERTPSAEAAASQASLIWQELEAEEQDLQLEAPQRPARNSWRPRGQKRSPGTPQHPDEGCVRYFVLATTAAIVALFLNVFYPLIYQTRWR from the exons TGTCTCGCCCTGAGCTCGAGCAGGCTGAGACTGCCCAGGAGAAGGACTCAGAGGAGG agctgctgctggactgGAAGCAGAACGCTGACGAGATCATCGTCAAACTGAACTTGGGCAGTGGAGCTCTGAAGGTGGAGGATGTAGATGCTGCTTTCACCGACACGGACTGTGTGGTCAAACTACCAG ACGGGCGCCAGTGGAGCTGTCAGTTCTATGAGGAAATTGAGAGCTCCTGCAGCAAGGTCCAGTGCAAGAAGGGCAACTTTCTACAGCTTGTGCTTCAGAAGAAGATCCCACTCCATACCTGGTCTTCGCTTCTG aagagaaggaaagacgGATCCAAAGAGCTGGCCAAAGGGACCACGTGCTGGGAGAACGGGAAGGAGaaggctgcttctgcagagctggccCCTGAAGAGCCAAGGGCTGAAGGTGCAGAACCGCCAAGGTCCCGCCGGGAGCCCTCCAACCCCAAGCGCGCTCCAGGAAGAAGTGAGGCTCTGGGAGGGAAAAGCCCAGCcagcccagggacacagagcggCCCCAGCGCCAAGCGGGCAGTATACCTCAAAGTGGCTCCCACTGAAGAGGAGCCAAATGCCAGAGTCACTGGGAGCGTGGAGCCCAGCAAAGGACACAGCGGGAGGGCAGGCAGCCGCCGCAATGGCAGAGCCAGCCAGGTTGATGCGCCCACAGCCCTCGCAGACCTCGCACCGCCACTGGAGAAG GCTGTGGTTTTGGCCAAGGAAAGTGTTCCTGTGGAGATGCCACCTCTCGCAGCTACCACAGAGGTGTTCCCCCACCGTGTTGCCACCTGTGTGGAGAAGAGGgtcctgcagccaggcagccctgctgagGCCTTGCGGGGCCGGGACTGCACACCTGTCCTGGGAGAGAGCTCTAAGACTGTCCCAGCAGCCACCCCTCCCGCGGGCAGAGACGGTGAGAAGAGGGACTGGTCCAAGGATGACGTGGCTCTGGAAGCAGCGGCTGATG AGCCAGAGCCTTTTGTGAGCCTGACCTTTGTCAAGAATGACTCATACGAGAAAGGCAATGACCTGGTGGTAGTGCACGTCTACGTGAAGGAGATCCACAAGGAGACGTCCAAGGTGTTATTCCGGGAGCAAGACTTCACCCTGGTGTTCCAGACAAG TGACACAAACTTCCTTCGCCTCCATCCTGGCTGTGGGCCCCACACAGTGTTCCGGTGGCAGGTGAAGCTCAG GAACCTTATTGAGCCGGACCAGTGCACATACAACTTCACGATGTCTCGCATCGATGTCTGCCTGAAGAAACGCCAGAGCCagcgctggggggggctggaagCTCCAGCCACACGAG TGGGTGGTGCAAAGGTTGCCATGCCTACAGGCCCTACCCCTCTGGACAAGAACCCCCCGGGCAGTAACCAGCACCCCCTGTCCAGCAAGGAGGAGGCCCGAGCCAGTGACAAAGAGAAGCCGCGTGTGGAAGATGGCGGTCTGGATGGCGTGGCAGCCCGTACAGCCCCAGAGCATGTGGCAGTGAAGCAAGAGCCGCACATCCCCTCG CCCAAACCGACGTGCATGGTGCCACCAATGACACACAGCCCTGTGAGCACCGAGAGCGTGGAGGATGATGAGGATGAGGACGAGAAGAAGAAGGTCTGCCTGCCTGGCTTCACTGGGCTGGTGAACCTGGGCAACACCTGCTTCATGAACAGCGTCATCCAGTCCCTGTCTAACACCCGGGAGCTGCGCGACTACTTCCATG ATCGGTCCTTTGAGTCTGAAATCAACTACAACAACCCGCTGGGGACGGGGGGACGCCTGGCCATTGGCTTTGCCATGCTGCTGCGAGCGCTGTGGAAGGGCACGCAccatgccttccagccctctAAACTGAAG GCAGTCGTGGCCAGCAAGGCCAGCCAGTTCACTGGCTATGCCCAGCACGATGCTCAGGAGTTCATGGCCTTCCTGCTCGATGGCCTGCACGAGGACCTCAACCGCATCCAGAACAAGCCCTACACAGAGACTGTTGACTCGGATGGGAGGCCTGACGAG GTGGTAGCTGAGGAGGCCTGGCAGCGACACAAGATGAGGAATGACTCTTTCATTGTGGACCTCTTCCAGGGCCAGTACAAATCCAAGCTGGTGTGCCCAGTGTGTTCCAAG GTGTCCATCACCTTTGACCCCTTCCTGTACCTCCCCGTGCCCCTCCCGCAGAAGCAGAAGGTGCTGACCGTCTACTACTTTGCAAAGGAACCGCACAAGAAACCCATCAAG TTCCTCGTGAGTATCAGCAAGGAGAACTCCAGTGCCATGGAGGTACTCGACTCAGTGGCTCACAGCGTGCGCGTGAAACCAGAGAACCTGCGCCTGGCAGAG GTGATCAAGAATCGCTTCCACCGCATGTTCCTGCCATCCAACTCGCTGGACACAGTCTGCCCcacagacctgctgctctgcttcgAGGTGCTGTCCCCAGAGCTGGCCAAGGAGCGGGTGGTCGAGCTGCAGGTCCAGCAG CGTCCACAGGTGCCCAGTGGCCCCGTTGCCAAGTGTGCAGCCTGCCAGAAGAAGCAGCTGCCGGAGGATGAGAAGCTCAGGCGCTGCACGAGGTGCTATCGAGTCGGTTACTGCAACGT GGCATGTCAGAAAACACACTGGCCAGACCACAAGGCTTTGTGCCGCCCCGAGAACATCGGTTTCCCCTTCCTCATCAGTGTGCCAGAGTCCCGCCTCACCTATGCCCGCCTGGCCCAACTGCTGGAGGGCTACGCAAG GTACTCAGTCAGCGTGTTCCAGCCTCCATTCCAGCTGGGCCGGATGTCACCGGaccaggggctgcagcctctgctcccagaCAAGCTGGACCCCCTGGccaaaagcagctgtgcagcagccaCCTCTGCCCCTGAGCTGGGGGATGTGGATAGGGCTACCAGCCTCCTGCAGGAGCCCCCGCTCTCACCAGCTGTGCCTGAGCTGCACCTGGAGCTGGGGGACACTGGCACTGTCCGGAGCAAGGTCCTGGCAGCTAGGAGTTCCCTGTTGAGCTTGGATTCGGGCTTCTCTGAGCACATGGAGTCGCAGGGCGACAGCTGTTGTGAGAAGGAGCCATCCTATGAGAGAGCACTCAAGCCAGAAG CTGCCATCCCTGGGTACCAGCACACTCCAGACTCGCTGAGTGCCCGTGCCACGCAGTTTTACATCAACAAGATCGACGCTGCCAACCGAGAGCACAAGCTGGAAGATAAAG GTGACACCCCCCTGGAGCTGACAGATGACTGCTCCCTTGCCCTGGTGTGGAAGAACAATGAACGCCTCAAGGAATTTGTGTTGGTGGAGTCCAAGGAGCTGGAGTGCGTGGAGGACCCAGGCTCGGCCAGCGAAGCAGCCCGGGCTGGCCACTTCACCCTGGAGCAGTGCCTCAATCTCTTCACCAAGCCCGAAGTCCTGGCCCCGGAGGAAGCGTG GTACTGCCCCAAGTGCAAGCAGCACCGTGAGGCCTCCAAGCAGCTGATGCTGTGGCGGCTACCCAACGTCCTCATTATCCAGCTCAAGCGCTTCTCCTTCCGCAGCTTTATTTGGAGGGACAAGATCAACGACATGGTGGACTTCCCTGTCCG GAGCCTGGACCTGAGCAAGTTCTGCATTGGCCGGAAGGGCGAGCAGCAGCTGCCCATGTATGACCTATATGCTGTGATCAACCATTACGGAGGCATGATTGGGGGGCACTACACGGCGTACGCCCGCCTGCCCAACGACAAGAACAGCCAGCGCAGTGACGTGG GCTGGCGGCTCTTTGACGACAGCACAGTCACCACCGTGGATGAGAGCCAGGTGGTAACCAGATACGCGTATGTCCTCTTCTACCGCCGGCGGAACTCTCCTGTGGAGAGACCCCTGCCAGGGCACCCCCCAGACCACCGAACCGAGCGCACCCCCTCTGCGGaagctgctgccagccag GCTTCTCTGATCTGGCAGGAACTGGAGGCTGAAGAACAAGACCTGCAGCTCGAGGCACCCCAAAGGCCTGCAAGAAACTCCTGGAGGCCTCGTGGCCAGAAGCGGAGTCCGggcaccccccagcacccagacGAAGGCTGCGTCAGATACTTTGTCCTGGCCACCACGGCCGCAATCGTGGCGCTCTTCCTGAACGTCTTCTACCCACTCATTTACCAGACCCGCTGGAGATAG